A genomic segment from Verrucomicrobiia bacterium encodes:
- a CDS encoding aldo/keto reductase encodes MNRRQFLETAALGLLAAPTLAALPFGKLPSRILGRTGLTVPILGFGSGSRFLMYAEEDKALEALNRAIDLGITYIDTAHSYGNGRSEERVGRIMATRRKEVTLATKIAARTADGARRQIDLSLKRLQTDHLDVLHIHALKDAQDLAAIGKPGGVVEAFYAARDQGITHAIGITCHASPAALRTALLRFDFDCTQMALNAGLASMTDAMKTAPAGPESFERLALPVAIEKQLGIIAMKVSGQEHLIGAAPFEKLLAYALSLPVSLASVGMPQLAHIEQNAALARGFRPMSRHQRHRLEDSIEFSRKFAMQRFFADHQDV; translated from the coding sequence ATGAACCGTCGCCAATTCCTCGAAACCGCGGCGTTGGGCCTCCTCGCAGCACCCACCCTGGCCGCCCTTCCCTTCGGAAAGCTTCCGAGCCGTATTCTAGGCCGAACCGGCCTCACGGTACCCATTCTCGGGTTCGGCTCCGGCAGCCGCTTCCTCATGTACGCGGAGGAGGACAAGGCCCTCGAAGCCCTTAATCGCGCCATTGACCTTGGAATAACCTATATCGATACCGCTCACTCGTATGGCAATGGCCGCAGCGAAGAACGAGTCGGGCGAATCATGGCGACGCGGCGCAAGGAAGTGACGCTCGCCACCAAGATCGCAGCCCGCACGGCGGACGGGGCCCGGCGGCAAATCGACTTGAGCCTCAAACGACTCCAGACCGACCACCTCGATGTGCTGCACATTCACGCATTGAAGGATGCGCAGGACCTGGCGGCCATCGGCAAGCCCGGGGGAGTCGTGGAGGCATTCTACGCGGCGCGTGACCAAGGGATTACTCACGCGATCGGCATTACGTGCCATGCAAGTCCCGCGGCCTTACGCACGGCGCTGCTGCGGTTCGACTTTGACTGCACTCAGATGGCGCTGAATGCGGGGCTGGCCAGCATGACCGACGCGATGAAGACTGCGCCAGCAGGGCCCGAGAGCTTCGAGCGCCTGGCGCTCCCGGTGGCAATTGAAAAGCAGCTCGGCATCATCGCCATGAAAGTCTCCGGCCAGGAGCATTTGATCGGCGCAGCTCCTTTCGAGAAACTGCTGGCGTACGCGCTCTCGCTTCCCGTTTCACTGGCCAGCGTCGGGATGCCCCAACTCGCGCACATCGAGCAAAACGCGGCGCTGGCGCGTGGGTTCAGGCCAATGTCACGGCACCAGCGGCATCGCCTCGAAGACTCGATCGAATTCAGCAGAAAATTTGCGATGCAGCGCTTCTTCGCCGATCATCAGGATGTCTAG
- the def gene encoding peptide deformylase gives MVLSIIKYGTPVLRHKGARVDTVSAAIRKLIADMLETMYEYKGIGLAAQQVGLALQLTVIDVRGVTDRPSSLEIKGQPTDVRSFMPLVLLNPEITPIGQPVSGPEGCLSFPEVFAEITRPDVVDVKALDEKGRPLEFRCGGLLSRAVQHETDHLHGILFIDRMDKKSKEELRAELELLQAETKAMLKKTSATRV, from the coding sequence ATGGTATTGTCGATAATCAAATATGGCACGCCGGTGTTGCGGCACAAAGGCGCCCGCGTAGATACGGTGAGCGCGGCAATCAGGAAGCTGATCGCCGATATGCTCGAAACAATGTATGAATACAAGGGCATCGGCCTGGCCGCGCAACAGGTCGGTTTGGCGCTCCAGCTCACCGTGATCGACGTGCGCGGGGTAACAGACCGGCCCTCTTCTCTCGAAATCAAGGGCCAACCAACCGACGTGCGTAGCTTTATGCCGCTGGTGCTGCTGAATCCCGAAATTACCCCGATTGGCCAGCCGGTCTCCGGACCGGAAGGGTGCCTGAGTTTTCCTGAGGTTTTTGCTGAAATTACCCGGCCCGACGTTGTGGATGTGAAAGCCCTTGATGAAAAGGGCAGGCCATTGGAGTTTCGTTGTGGCGGCCTGCTTTCGCGCGCCGTTCAACATGAAACCGATCACCTTCACGGGATTCTTTTCATCGATCGGATGGATAAAAAATCCAAAGAAGAACTGCGCGCAGAGCTGGAGCTCCTTCAGGCCGAGACTAAAGCCATGCTCAAAAAGACATCGGCCACGCGCGTCTAA
- a CDS encoding endonuclease/exonuclease/phosphatase family protein encodes MFRVVTYNVEGYQEETTPGRFAKSSESKAKVRESLRVIQPDVLALQEMGSTDALLELRESLKTEGLDLPYWEFIAGAETNIHLAILSRFPFSARRPHTNDCYLLSGRRLRVGRGFCEVEVQVSPRYSFTLLAAHLKSKRAIPQADEAEMRLEEARLLREIIDARLAADPEANLIVLGDFNDTWASASTKAVIGKGKLKLIDTRPAERNGDNSPSGTSRESRNVTWTHYYPKDDTYSRIDFILLSRGMGREWKANASYVLALPNWGLASDHRPLVATFEAEDK; translated from the coding sequence TTGTTCCGGGTTGTCACTTACAATGTCGAGGGCTACCAGGAAGAAACCACACCTGGGCGCTTTGCGAAATCGAGCGAATCCAAAGCCAAAGTTCGTGAAAGCTTGCGTGTGATTCAGCCAGACGTGCTGGCATTGCAGGAAATGGGCAGCACCGACGCCCTCCTCGAATTGCGCGAGAGTTTGAAGACCGAAGGGTTGGACCTGCCTTATTGGGAATTCATCGCCGGCGCCGAAACGAACATTCACCTGGCCATCCTCAGCCGGTTTCCGTTTTCGGCGCGGCGCCCGCATACAAACGATTGCTACCTGCTGAGTGGAAGGCGCTTGAGAGTGGGCCGGGGTTTCTGCGAGGTGGAAGTCCAGGTCAGCCCACGTTATTCTTTCACCTTGCTGGCAGCTCATCTCAAATCCAAGCGCGCCATTCCGCAAGCGGATGAGGCCGAAATGCGCCTCGAAGAAGCAAGGCTGTTGCGGGAAATCATCGACGCTCGCCTTGCTGCGGACCCGGAGGCCAACCTTATTGTGCTAGGCGACTTCAACGATACATGGGCCTCCGCTTCGACAAAAGCGGTTATTGGCAAAGGCAAACTCAAGCTCATCGACACACGTCCCGCCGAGCGCAACGGCGATAACTCTCCTTCTGGGACCAGTCGCGAGAGCCGAAACGTTACCTGGACACACTATTATCCCAAGGACGACACCTATTCGCGAATTGATTTCATTCTGCTCTCTCGCGGGATGGGGCGGGAATGGAAAGCCAACGCGAGCTACGTGCTGGCCCTCCCCAATTGGGGCCTGGCCTCGGATCACAGGCCCCTGGTCGCCACGTTCGAAGCGGAGGACAAATAG
- a CDS encoding DUF4070 domain-containing protein has product MNVLLVYPQNPDTFWSFKHVLRFVSKRSTFPPLGLLTIAAMLPSEWNFRLVDLNVKRLSDSDLLWADYVLISAMIVHTQSVNEIAARCNGLGKPIIAGGPLFTTGYENFPAIHHFVLGEAEDLMAQLAADMAARTVQPLYRAAGRPAVTRVPAPRWDLIDFKHYVTMAVQFSRGCPYDCEFCDIIIMNGRVPRTKTPAQLIGELETLRLQGWKDMVFIVDDNFIGDKKRTKALLGEMIAWRQRVQPSMGFFTEASVNLADDPELCELMAKAGFKKVFVGIETPLAESLQECHKLQNKGRDLVESIQILQRAGLEVMGGFIVGFDNDQQDIFKRQFEFIQQSGVVTAMVGLLQALPQTKLYQRLKREGRLESEATGNNTEAVLNFRTRLNREFLQNGYRDLMRRLYEPKAYYQRIRTFLENHRPSGPRLRVSPSDLKAFLKSFWMLGILERGRHNYWRFFWSILLRRPRQLRCAIELAVIGYHFRRVASRL; this is encoded by the coding sequence ATGAACGTATTGTTGGTTTATCCACAGAACCCGGACACCTTTTGGAGCTTCAAACATGTCCTGCGCTTTGTCTCCAAGCGCTCGACCTTTCCGCCGCTGGGCCTGCTGACCATCGCGGCGATGCTGCCCTCGGAATGGAATTTTCGCCTGGTCGATTTGAATGTTAAACGCTTAAGCGACAGCGATCTGCTTTGGGCCGATTACGTCCTGATCAGCGCGATGATCGTCCACACACAGTCTGTCAATGAAATCGCCGCCCGCTGCAACGGCTTGGGCAAGCCCATCATCGCCGGAGGACCTCTGTTCACCACCGGTTACGAGAATTTTCCTGCAATCCATCACTTCGTGCTGGGCGAGGCCGAGGACCTCATGGCGCAATTGGCTGCGGATATGGCGGCCAGGACCGTGCAACCGTTGTACAGGGCTGCCGGACGGCCAGCGGTCACGCGTGTGCCGGCGCCCCGCTGGGACCTGATTGATTTCAAACACTACGTCACGATGGCGGTCCAGTTCTCACGCGGCTGTCCTTATGATTGTGAGTTTTGCGATATCATCATCATGAATGGCCGGGTGCCCAGGACCAAAACTCCAGCCCAACTCATCGGCGAGCTCGAGACCCTCCGCTTGCAAGGCTGGAAGGATATGGTCTTTATCGTGGATGACAACTTTATCGGAGACAAAAAGCGAACCAAGGCGCTGTTGGGTGAGATGATTGCCTGGCGCCAACGGGTGCAGCCGAGCATGGGCTTTTTCACCGAAGCCTCGGTGAACCTGGCGGACGACCCCGAGCTTTGCGAGTTGATGGCCAAAGCAGGGTTTAAGAAGGTATTCGTCGGCATCGAAACGCCTTTGGCAGAGAGCCTGCAGGAGTGCCACAAGCTCCAGAACAAAGGCCGCGATCTGGTCGAATCCATCCAGATTCTCCAGCGTGCCGGGTTGGAAGTCATGGGTGGCTTTATTGTCGGTTTCGACAATGACCAGCAAGACATCTTCAAGCGACAGTTTGAATTCATCCAACAATCCGGCGTTGTCACCGCGATGGTGGGTTTGCTGCAGGCCCTGCCGCAAACCAAGTTGTACCAGCGGCTCAAGCGCGAAGGCCGCCTGGAATCTGAAGCGACCGGCAATAATACCGAAGCGGTGCTCAATTTCAGGACGCGCCTGAACCGGGAGTTTCTGCAAAACGGCTATCGCGACCTGATGAGGCGCCTTTACGAGCCCAAGGCTTACTATCAAAGAATTCGCACGTTCCTGGAGAACCACCGGCCTTCCGGGCCGCGGTTGCGTGTATCGCCGTCGGATTTAAAGGCCTTTCTGAAATCCTTTTGGATGCTGGGTATCCTGGAACGTGGCCGTCACAATTATTGGAGATTCTTTTGGAGCATTCTTTTACGGCGTCCGCGGCAACTCCGTTGCGCTATCGAGTTAGCGGTCATCGGCTATCATTTCCGCCGCGTAGCAAGCCGGCTTTAG
- a CDS encoding response regulator — translation MLNDISILLAEDDDNDIFLMRRAFERAGVPNPLAVVHNGQEAIDYLAGTGKFSNRKQYPLPGLVLLDLKMPWMDGFDVLKWLRTHPQFDTLPVVVLTSSKLQADVDKSRQLGVYDYRVKPQGFDDLVSLLDDVRKCWLDERFNRYCANPGQTTDGERPKLQK, via the coding sequence ATGCTCAACGATATTTCGATTTTACTGGCGGAGGATGACGATAATGACATTTTCCTCATGCGGCGTGCCTTCGAGCGAGCCGGAGTTCCCAACCCTCTGGCGGTCGTACACAACGGCCAGGAGGCGATCGATTATCTGGCCGGCACCGGTAAGTTCTCCAACCGCAAACAGTATCCGCTGCCCGGTTTAGTGCTTCTGGATCTGAAGATGCCCTGGATGGATGGGTTCGACGTGCTCAAATGGCTGCGCACCCATCCGCAGTTCGATACCTTGCCAGTCGTTGTGCTGACCTCCTCCAAACTTCAGGCCGATGTGGATAAATCCCGTCAATTGGGCGTCTATGATTATCGGGTCAAGCCCCAGGGCTTTGATGACCTGGTCAGCCTGCTGGATGATGTGCGCAAGTGCTGGCTGGATGAGAGGTTTAATCGATACTGCGCCAACCCGGGGCAAACCACCGACGGGGAACGGCCCAAGCTTCAGAAGTAA
- a CDS encoding NAD(P)H-binding protein has product MKPGGTSSEFHVVTGAFGYSGKYIAARLLEAGHRVRTLTNSLERANPFGDQVQALPFSFDNPAKLAESLNGAAVLYNTYWVRFNYGDFSRRRAIENSLKLFEACRVAGVSRVVHVSITNPSLESPLEYFRGKAQLERALTESGSSYAILRPAVLFGREDILINNIAWCLRRLPVFGVFGDGQYKLQPIYVDDLAQLAITQGAQRSNAILDAIGPETFTYRELVRQIGAIIGKRRPMISVPPSVGFFLAQVLGKLTGDVLITRDEIQGLMQNLLCTHSPPLGTTRLTNWTREHAETLGRKYASELARRKNRKAPYEAL; this is encoded by the coding sequence ATGAAACCGGGCGGGACAAGCAGCGAGTTCCATGTGGTGACCGGGGCCTTTGGCTATTCCGGTAAATACATTGCCGCCCGCCTGCTCGAGGCGGGTCATCGCGTACGGACCCTCACCAACTCGCTCGAAAGGGCCAACCCTTTCGGCGACCAGGTGCAGGCCCTCCCTTTTTCGTTCGATAATCCGGCGAAACTCGCCGAATCTCTCAATGGTGCTGCCGTTCTCTACAATACCTATTGGGTAAGATTCAACTACGGTGATTTTTCGCGCCGGCGGGCTATCGAAAACAGCCTCAAATTGTTCGAGGCCTGCCGAGTGGCCGGCGTTTCACGCGTAGTTCATGTCAGTATCACCAATCCGTCGCTCGAATCCCCCTTGGAATACTTCCGCGGCAAGGCCCAATTGGAGCGGGCGCTCACGGAATCGGGTTCATCCTATGCCATTCTGCGGCCAGCGGTCTTGTTCGGGCGCGAAGACATTCTCATCAACAACATCGCCTGGTGCCTGCGCCGATTGCCTGTGTTCGGCGTGTTCGGCGATGGCCAATACAAACTCCAACCGATTTATGTCGATGACCTGGCCCAGCTCGCCATCACGCAAGGGGCTCAAAGGAGCAACGCCATCCTGGATGCCATCGGCCCAGAGACGTTCACCTACCGCGAGCTGGTGCGGCAAATCGGCGCCATTATCGGCAAGCGCCGCCCGATGATTTCCGTGCCACCCTCGGTGGGTTTTTTCCTGGCCCAGGTCTTGGGCAAGCTCACCGGGGATGTCCTGATCACCAGGGATGAGATTCAGGGCCTGATGCAGAACCTTTTGTGCACCCATTCCCCTCCTCTGGGAACCACCCGGCTTACCAACTGGACGCGTGAGCACGCCGAGACGCTGGGCCGCAAGTACGCCAGCGAACTGGCACGGCGCAAGAACCGCAAAGCGCCTTATGAAGCGCTATAA
- a CDS encoding phage holin family protein, which yields MSILKLLRVLTGDVRGFVRQELQLAKTEISEKLSAMARDAAALAVGGFVAYAGLIVLLIGLGWLLAWAFENAGLSPVFAGFLGLAVMGLVVMMIGGALLLTALKAFSKQSLKPERTVHTWNELQGKPELAPQPEPAPSPSSAELQTRVEATQDRMTETVEQLRERLSARHLNAQVKRRIQSKPCASGALAMGAGLLSGFLLKHKLKS from the coding sequence ATGTCGATTTTGAAATTGTTGCGTGTTTTAACCGGAGATGTGCGGGGATTCGTCCGCCAGGAACTGCAGTTGGCCAAAACAGAAATTTCCGAGAAACTCTCAGCGATGGCGCGCGACGCGGCTGCGTTGGCGGTGGGCGGGTTTGTGGCTTACGCGGGTTTGATTGTTTTGCTGATCGGGTTGGGATGGTTGCTGGCGTGGGCATTCGAGAATGCAGGTCTTTCGCCCGTCTTCGCGGGATTCCTCGGCCTGGCGGTTATGGGTCTAGTGGTGATGATGATTGGGGGCGCCCTTTTGCTCACTGCCCTGAAGGCATTCTCCAAACAATCGCTTAAGCCCGAACGGACCGTTCACACCTGGAACGAGTTGCAAGGCAAACCAGAACTCGCGCCGCAGCCCGAGCCAGCGCCTTCTCCCTCAAGCGCCGAGTTACAGACTCGCGTTGAAGCAACTCAGGACCGGATGACTGAAACCGTCGAGCAGTTGCGCGAGCGGCTCAGTGCTCGGCACCTCAATGCCCAAGTCAAGCGCCGCATCCAATCCAAACCCTGCGCCTCGGGCGCCCTTGCCATGGGCGCCGGTTTGCTCAGCGGCTTCTTGCTCAAGCACAAGCTCAAATCGTAA
- a CDS encoding class I SAM-dependent methyltransferase: MKRIHLFEIEDQDWCPRVLRDAATDYLRFVSLTTKPYAAIVPILASALQRAGKGQIVDLCSGAAGPWSWLQPALAVMGLHVSVCLTDKYPNLAVSEEFNRGTNPAIRYHPQSVEAAQVPRELRGFRTMFTAFHHFAPQKASAVLADAVRQGEGIAVFEATERSLLGLLLMLLAPLMVLVMTPFIRPFHWSRLLWTYLIPLVPMVLLVDAVVSCLRTYSLAELAELTGKIGAEDYQWEIGSRKNNRAPLRVTYLIGIPKP, translated from the coding sequence ATGAAGCGCATTCACCTATTCGAGATTGAGGACCAGGATTGGTGTCCGCGTGTTTTGCGGGATGCGGCCACGGATTATCTTCGGTTTGTGTCGTTGACGACCAAGCCCTACGCAGCAATCGTTCCCATTCTGGCCTCGGCACTCCAGCGGGCCGGCAAAGGGCAGATTGTGGACCTTTGCTCCGGCGCGGCGGGGCCGTGGTCTTGGCTTCAGCCCGCCTTAGCCGTAATGGGATTACATGTCTCGGTTTGCCTGACCGATAAGTATCCTAATCTTGCAGTCTCCGAAGAATTCAACCGGGGGACCAATCCGGCTATCCGCTATCACCCTCAATCCGTCGAGGCAGCACAAGTCCCTCGAGAGTTGAGGGGTTTCCGCACGATGTTCACCGCCTTTCACCATTTTGCGCCACAGAAGGCCAGTGCGGTGCTGGCCGACGCGGTTCGCCAGGGAGAAGGCATTGCGGTTTTTGAGGCCACTGAGCGCAGCCTCTTGGGCCTGCTCTTAATGCTGTTGGCCCCGCTCATGGTGTTGGTCATGACCCCGTTCATCCGCCCATTTCACTGGTCACGTCTGCTGTGGACGTACTTGATTCCGTTGGTGCCGATGGTGTTGCTGGTTGATGCTGTTGTTTCCTGCTTGCGAACCTACAGCCTCGCTGAGTTGGCTGAATTGACTGGGAAAATTGGCGCGGAGGATTATCAGTGGGAAATCGGTTCGCGAAAGAATAACAGGGCGCCCCTTCGGGTTACCTATCTCATCGGGATTCCTAAGCCGTAA
- a CDS encoding GNAT family N-acetyltransferase, which produces MSNGLQIVSLSRSSRDINRFLNVSYCIYNGDPNWVAPLLMDLKKVFTDDNPLFEHAKMQLWVASRNGRDIGRIAGIIDETHNRLVEPGAFFGFFECLNDPAAAGALLKTMADWAAQAGLKRVLGPMNPTTNDECGLLVEGFDSPPVFMMTYNPRYYVDLVEADGFRKAKDLLAFHIDLSNIPMDRLTRIGGKVKQRNPGLAFRPVLRKTLDQDIVKIKEVYNAAWQQNWGFVPMTDAEVDFMAERLKPLLMEGLIWLAEAGSQPVGFLLALPDYNPALQPLRGRLLTPRVLGFIPYLMGWKRPKRTRVLTLGVTEKYRSKGIESALLIEGLKVGFDAGVTESEASWILEDNVMMCRVLEAIGGRVYKRYRIYEKSL; this is translated from the coding sequence ATGAGCAACGGCCTGCAGATTGTTTCCTTGTCGCGCAGTTCGCGCGATATCAACCGATTTTTAAACGTCAGCTACTGCATTTACAATGGTGATCCCAATTGGGTAGCTCCGCTGCTGATGGATTTGAAAAAGGTCTTCACGGACGACAACCCACTCTTCGAGCACGCCAAAATGCAGCTTTGGGTCGCCTCCCGGAACGGTCGCGATATAGGCCGCATTGCCGGCATCATTGACGAGACCCATAACCGCTTGGTTGAGCCGGGGGCGTTCTTCGGCTTTTTCGAATGCCTCAATGACCCGGCAGCCGCCGGGGCCTTGCTCAAAACGATGGCGGATTGGGCGGCGCAGGCGGGCTTGAAACGGGTGCTGGGGCCGATGAACCCCACGACCAATGATGAATGCGGTCTGCTGGTCGAGGGGTTTGATTCACCGCCTGTGTTCATGATGACCTATAACCCGCGCTATTATGTGGATTTGGTGGAAGCGGACGGTTTTCGCAAAGCCAAGGACCTTCTGGCATTCCACATCGACCTCTCGAATATCCCAATGGACCGCTTAACGCGAATCGGTGGGAAGGTCAAGCAGCGCAACCCGGGCTTGGCCTTCCGCCCCGTGTTGCGCAAGACACTCGACCAGGACATCGTGAAGATAAAAGAGGTCTATAACGCCGCCTGGCAGCAGAACTGGGGGTTTGTGCCGATGACCGATGCCGAGGTGGATTTCATGGCGGAGCGCCTGAAACCCTTGCTTATGGAAGGATTGATTTGGCTGGCCGAGGCGGGGTCGCAGCCGGTGGGTTTTCTGCTGGCATTGCCTGACTACAACCCGGCCCTTCAGCCGCTGCGGGGGCGCTTGCTAACCCCGCGCGTGTTGGGATTCATTCCCTATCTGATGGGCTGGAAACGCCCGAAACGAACCCGAGTTCTGACCCTCGGGGTCACTGAAAAGTATCGCTCGAAAGGCATCGAATCGGCGCTCCTGATCGAGGGATTGAAGGTCGGGTTCGATGCCGGGGTGACCGAATCGGAGGCCTCGTGGATTCTTGAGGACAACGTGATGATGTGCCGTGTGCTCGAGGCCATCGGGGGCAGAGTGTACAAACGATACAGGATTTACGAGAAATCTCTTTAG
- a CDS encoding DUF309 domain-containing protein — protein sequence MALTKTDFTGLIASLKGRGLPPQYLGYFECFNQQLFFEAHEVLEGLWLRERGGPKDLFYKGLIQLAGAFVHVQKDRRGPAAALLHLAQANFARYPDVFDSLELNSLGQMIQLWLGRLQEGTGSSNPLWIGPYPQLRLEAP from the coding sequence GTGGCACTCACAAAAACTGACTTCACTGGTTTGATAGCATCCCTCAAGGGACGGGGTTTGCCCCCACAGTACCTCGGTTACTTTGAATGCTTTAATCAGCAGCTTTTTTTCGAGGCCCACGAGGTTTTGGAGGGACTTTGGCTTCGCGAGCGAGGTGGTCCCAAGGATTTATTCTACAAGGGCTTGATTCAATTGGCAGGGGCATTCGTGCATGTGCAGAAGGACCGCCGCGGGCCGGCAGCGGCTTTGCTGCATTTGGCACAAGCCAATTTCGCGCGGTATCCAGATGTTTTCGATAGTCTCGAATTGAATTCGTTGGGGCAGATGATCCAACTCTGGCTGGGGCGCCTGCAAGAGGGCACAGGCTCTTCGAATCCGCTCTGGATTGGCCCCTACCCGCAGCTCAGGCTGGAAGCGCCCTGA
- a CDS encoding ParB/RepB/Spo0J family partition protein: protein MAKPALGRGLGALLGGSPLAQPPFPAATPHPPPEVLPATPGPDHVQRVALERIVPCPFQPRKDFAPEALRELADSIREQGIVQPLIVRERNGHLELIAGERRWRAAQLLALADVPVIVRQADDRAVLELALIENLQRENLNPLEEAQGYAQLIEQFQLTQEEVAAKVGKSRTVVANSLRLLKLAAEVQGYLREGKLSVGHAKVILGLAGPTHQKSAAERILRDGLNVRQTEALVAHLHARQASTLSKSPPAAPPNRDAHIANLEDQIRERLGTKIRLRYAHGKGALEIAFYSDAELERVLQILGVRAD from the coding sequence ATGGCAAAGCCAGCTTTGGGCCGGGGCCTGGGAGCGTTGTTGGGCGGCAGTCCCCTCGCGCAACCTCCTTTCCCGGCCGCAACCCCGCACCCTCCTCCCGAGGTCCTGCCCGCCACTCCGGGGCCGGACCACGTGCAGCGGGTCGCCCTCGAGCGCATCGTCCCCTGCCCTTTTCAACCCCGCAAAGACTTCGCTCCGGAAGCCCTCCGCGAACTGGCCGATTCAATCAGGGAGCAAGGCATCGTCCAACCCCTCATTGTGCGCGAGCGCAACGGGCATCTCGAGCTGATCGCAGGAGAACGCCGCTGGCGCGCCGCCCAACTCCTGGCCCTGGCTGATGTCCCCGTCATTGTGAGGCAAGCCGATGACCGGGCGGTGCTCGAACTGGCACTGATCGAAAACTTACAGCGGGAGAACCTCAATCCCCTCGAAGAGGCCCAGGGCTACGCCCAATTGATCGAGCAGTTTCAGCTTACGCAGGAAGAAGTGGCCGCCAAGGTAGGCAAAAGCCGGACGGTGGTGGCCAACTCGCTGCGTTTGCTCAAGCTGGCCGCAGAGGTGCAGGGCTATCTTCGTGAGGGAAAGTTGTCGGTCGGCCACGCCAAGGTCATTTTGGGCCTGGCCGGGCCAACACACCAGAAAAGCGCGGCCGAGCGCATTCTGAGGGACGGCCTCAATGTGCGCCAAACCGAAGCCCTTGTGGCCCACCTGCATGCCCGCCAAGCTTCAACTTTATCCAAGTCGCCGCCCGCCGCTCCGCCGAATCGGGACGCCCACATTGCCAATCTCGAAGACCAGATTCGCGAACGCCTCGGCACAAAAATCCGGCTGCGCTATGCCCATGGAAAAGGGGCGCTGGAAATCGCCTTTTACAGCGACGCCGAGCTGGAGCGAGTGCTGCAAATCCTGGGGGTCAGGGCGGACTGA
- a CDS encoding PfkB family carbohydrate kinase gives MNDPELRKQTATQLETNIQRAGQMSAFVGLDGFVDDILHVVDKRESADKYVRLPTIAQLAQRLAAAAGRSTNIELVSQLTKLGGNGPIMANALASFGLKITYLGILGYPNLHPVFASFAKIAQVHSIAEPGYTDALEFEDGKIMLGKHESLKQMNWDNIKSRFGQDKFAAHFGQADLVGFVNWTMLTSMSDIWSAVLKEICPKLQGTRRKLFIDLADPEKRTNEDILRALELIRAFQKYFDVILGLNEKEGYEIAENLGLKAEDHSPEGLQKVCKEIHLRIPIDTIIIHPTAYALASGPDGEAIVQGPFAPKPKITTGAGDHFNSGFCLGKLLGFTTERCLLSGVTTSGFYVRTGQSPAIRDLAQMLRNWPG, from the coding sequence ATGAACGATCCTGAATTACGCAAACAAACCGCAACCCAGCTCGAAACCAACATCCAGCGCGCGGGCCAGATGTCTGCTTTTGTCGGGCTCGACGGTTTTGTGGATGACATCCTGCACGTGGTGGACAAGCGTGAAAGCGCCGACAAATACGTGCGGCTGCCCACTATCGCCCAGTTGGCGCAAAGACTGGCGGCTGCGGCGGGCCGCAGCACCAATATCGAGCTGGTCAGCCAATTGACCAAACTGGGAGGCAACGGCCCCATTATGGCCAATGCCCTGGCCAGCTTCGGCCTGAAAATAACTTATCTGGGCATCTTGGGTTACCCGAACCTGCACCCGGTTTTTGCAAGCTTTGCCAAAATCGCCCAGGTCCATTCCATCGCCGAGCCGGGCTATACCGACGCGCTGGAATTCGAAGACGGCAAAATCATGTTGGGCAAACATGAGTCCTTGAAACAAATGAATTGGGACAATATCAAGAGCCGGTTCGGTCAGGACAAATTTGCCGCTCACTTCGGCCAGGCCGACCTGGTCGGCTTCGTGAACTGGACCATGCTCACCTCGATGAGCGACATCTGGTCCGCTGTCTTGAAAGAAATCTGCCCTAAACTCCAGGGAACCCGCCGCAAGCTCTTCATCGATCTGGCCGATCCCGAAAAACGGACCAATGAAGATATCCTGCGCGCCCTCGAATTGATCCGCGCCTTCCAAAAGTATTTTGACGTCATCCTGGGCCTGAACGAAAAGGAAGGTTACGAAATAGCAGAAAACCTCGGACTCAAGGCCGAAGACCATTCGCCGGAAGGGCTGCAAAAGGTCTGCAAGGAAATCCACCTGCGCATCCCGATTGATACGATTATCATCCATCCAACCGCTTACGCGCTGGCCTCTGGTCCGGATGGAGAGGCCATCGTTCAGGGGCCGTTTGCTCCCAAACCCAAGATCACCACCGGCGCCGGCGACCACTTCAACTCCGGTTTTTGCCTGGGCAAATTACTGGGTTTCACGACCGAGCGCTGCCTGCTGAGCGGCGTGACCACCAGTGGGTTTTACGTGCGCACCGGCCAAAGCCCGGCGATTCGGGACCTTGCGCAGATGTTGCGAAACTGGCCGGGCTGA